A stretch of the Amycolatopsis sp. BJA-103 genome encodes the following:
- a CDS encoding alpha/beta fold hydrolase: protein MKTEVVGYGGTRIGLWVEGAENTRPIVFVHGWAQSAKAWAPQMADPALSERFRLVAMDLRGHGDSEVPSAGYDDPRVWAEDLASVLDFAGDDAIVVGWSYGGLVITDYLRVHGSARLKGVVFVGAITEIGKNRPGGKVGPAMREAIPAVLSDDPAVAIPALVQFSARMTASPVSGTLTQSLLGACLSTPPSVRSALFRRDAGSEDVLRDLDKPALIVHGLADAVIDPTCAEYAAGKIQGAVMRWLPEVGHLPFAEAADEFGDLLRGFADQ from the coding sequence ATGAAGACCGAGGTAGTCGGCTACGGCGGGACCCGCATCGGCTTGTGGGTCGAAGGCGCCGAGAACACCCGTCCGATCGTGTTCGTGCACGGCTGGGCCCAGTCCGCCAAGGCCTGGGCGCCCCAGATGGCCGATCCCGCGCTTTCCGAGCGGTTTCGCCTGGTCGCGATGGATCTACGCGGCCACGGGGACTCCGAGGTCCCTTCCGCGGGCTACGACGATCCGCGGGTCTGGGCCGAGGATCTCGCCTCCGTGCTCGACTTCGCCGGTGACGACGCGATCGTCGTCGGCTGGTCCTACGGCGGGCTGGTCATCACCGACTACCTCCGGGTACACGGCTCCGCGCGGCTCAAGGGCGTCGTTTTTGTGGGCGCTATCACAGAAATCGGCAAGAACCGGCCGGGCGGCAAGGTCGGGCCTGCGATGCGCGAGGCGATTCCGGCGGTGCTGTCGGACGATCCCGCGGTCGCGATTCCCGCGTTGGTGCAGTTCAGCGCGCGGATGACCGCCTCGCCGGTGTCCGGGACGCTCACTCAATCTCTGCTCGGCGCCTGCCTTTCGACGCCGCCTTCGGTGCGTTCCGCGCTGTTCCGGCGTGACGCCGGGAGCGAGGATGTTCTTCGCGATCTGGACAAACCGGCACTGATCGTCCATGGTCTCGCGGACGCTGTGATCGATCCGACTTGCGCGGAATACGCGGCCGGGAAGATTCAGGGTGCCGTCATGCGTTGGTTACCTGAGGTGGGGCATCTGCCGTTCGCCGAAGCAGCGGATGAGTTCGGTGATCTGCTGCGCGGGTTCGCCGATCAGTAG
- a CDS encoding UDP-N-acetylmuramate dehydrogenase — protein sequence MSTAETPTQHAVLADHTTLRLGGPARRYAEATTAQALVDAVREADEAGEPVLLLGGGSNLVVADDGFEGTLLKVGNTGWTRDGDLVEVAAGQNWDGFVEGLVADGVGGLECLSGIPGSVGATPIQNVGAYGCEVAESLVSVDLYDRATRETRTLTAEELGFGYRTSILKGTDAGVVLTVRFKVTEDGLSAPIRYAELARTLGVEIGDRVSADKAREAVLGLRRGKGMVLDADDYDTWSAGSFFTNPIIGEAQVTKVLTGIVNVVGEDVRVPQYPAPGGTKLSAAWLIERAGFAKGHEGPGGRVSLSTKHTLALTNRGKASTADLLALAREVRDGVEARFGVSLHPEPLLINCSL from the coding sequence GTGAGCACTGCCGAAACTCCCACCCAGCACGCCGTCCTCGCCGACCACACCACGCTGCGGCTCGGCGGCCCGGCGCGGCGCTACGCCGAGGCGACGACCGCGCAGGCCCTGGTCGACGCGGTCCGCGAGGCCGACGAAGCGGGCGAGCCGGTCCTGCTGCTCGGCGGCGGCTCGAACCTCGTCGTCGCCGACGACGGCTTCGAGGGCACGTTGCTGAAGGTCGGCAACACCGGCTGGACGCGTGACGGGGATCTCGTCGAGGTCGCGGCGGGCCAGAACTGGGACGGTTTCGTCGAGGGCCTGGTCGCCGACGGCGTCGGCGGGCTCGAATGTCTCTCCGGCATCCCCGGTTCGGTCGGCGCGACCCCGATCCAGAACGTCGGCGCGTACGGCTGCGAGGTGGCCGAGTCCCTGGTCTCTGTCGACCTCTACGACCGGGCGACTCGCGAGACCCGCACGCTGACCGCGGAGGAACTCGGCTTCGGCTACCGCACGTCGATCCTGAAGGGGACCGATGCGGGCGTCGTGCTCACAGTGCGCTTCAAGGTCACCGAAGACGGCCTCTCGGCCCCGATCCGCTACGCCGAACTCGCCCGCACGCTCGGCGTCGAGATCGGTGACCGGGTCTCGGCGGACAAAGCACGCGAAGCGGTCCTCGGACTGCGTCGCGGCAAGGGCATGGTCCTGGACGCGGACGATTACGACACGTGGAGCGCGGGCTCGTTCTTCACCAACCCGATCATCGGGGAGGCACAGGTCACGAAGGTGCTGACGGGGATCGTGAACGTCGTCGGCGAGGACGTGCGCGTGCCCCAGTACCCGGCGCCTGGCGGCACGAAGCTGTCCGCGGCCTGGCTGATCGAGCGCGCAGGGTTCGCGAAGGGGCACGAAGGGCCGGGCGGCCGGGTGTCGCTGTCGACGAAGCACACGCTGGCGCTCACCAACCGGGGTAAGGCGTCGACAGCGGATCTCCTCGCCCTGGCCCGCGAAGTGCGCGACGGCGTCGAGGCTCGCTTCGGCGTCTCGCTGCACCCAGAGCCCCTGCTCATCAACTGCTCGCTCTAG
- the purU gene encoding formyltetrahydrofolate deformylase translates to MACVSNPERRYVISFGCPDRTGIIARISGFLAEHGGWIVEAAYHTDPDTGWFFTRQVVRADSLPFDATELRTRFAEVAESLSAESSWQVSDTGERRRAVILVSKAGHCLYDLLGRVASGELDVDVAAVIGNHESLGDITRAHGIPFHHVPFPAGDATAKAPAFAEVRKLVDEHDPHAVVLARFMQVLPPELCEAWAGRALNIHHSFLPSFVGARPYHQAHARGVKLIGATCHYVTADLDAGPIVDQDVIRVDHGDSVEDMVRKGRDIEKVTLARGLRWHLEGRVLVHGNRTVVF, encoded by the coding sequence ATGGCGTGTGTGTCGAACCCTGAACGCCGCTATGTGATCTCCTTCGGCTGCCCTGACCGCACCGGCATCATCGCCCGCATCTCGGGTTTCCTCGCCGAGCACGGCGGCTGGATCGTCGAAGCGGCGTACCACACGGACCCGGACACCGGCTGGTTCTTCACCCGCCAGGTCGTCCGCGCCGACTCGCTCCCGTTCGACGCCACCGAACTCCGCACGCGCTTCGCCGAAGTCGCCGAGTCGCTTTCCGCCGAGTCGAGCTGGCAGGTCAGCGACACGGGTGAGCGCCGTCGCGCCGTGATCCTCGTCTCCAAGGCCGGGCACTGCCTCTACGACCTCCTCGGCCGCGTCGCCTCGGGGGAACTGGACGTCGACGTCGCCGCGGTCATCGGCAACCACGAGTCGCTCGGCGACATCACCCGCGCCCACGGCATCCCGTTCCACCACGTCCCGTTCCCCGCCGGTGACGCCACCGCCAAGGCGCCCGCGTTCGCCGAGGTGCGGAAACTGGTCGACGAGCACGACCCGCACGCCGTCGTGCTCGCCCGGTTCATGCAGGTCCTGCCCCCGGAACTGTGCGAGGCGTGGGCCGGGCGGGCGCTCAACATCCACCACAGCTTCCTGCCGTCGTTCGTCGGCGCGCGGCCGTACCACCAGGCCCACGCGCGCGGGGTGAAGCTCATCGGCGCGACCTGTCACTACGTCACCGCCGACCTCGACGCGGGCCCGATCGTCGACCAGGACGTCATCCGCGTCGACCACGGCGACTCGGTCGAGGACATGGTCCGCAAGGGCCGCGACATCGAAAAGGTGACCTTGGCGCGCGGGCTGCGGTGGCATCTCGAGGGCCGTGTTCTGGTGCACGGTAACCGAACCGTCGTCTTCTGA
- a CDS encoding DUF4349 domain-containing protein, whose product MFKRLRWVAAAGIVLALAGCSATDSGGESAAMPMSADGKQAVPNQGAPSQEGPGGTGKAGANKTPAPAGQPGITDRKLVRTASLELTTPNVADLISQVRVITQGAAGYTGQESTQEKRATINVVVPSERLDGVLDQLGKLGKQVRREVTATDVTEQLVDVDSRLATQKASVERIRALLARATSVSEITSVESELTSREAELESLQKRRESLAGSVAMSTISVQIKAETVAAAEESRGGFFGGLTDGWDAFLTFGGGLLTVIGAMAPFLLVFGIPAAALVWWLRKRRRPAAPAMAGGPDLPSAPPLE is encoded by the coding sequence ATGTTCAAGCGATTGAGATGGGTGGCCGCCGCCGGCATCGTGCTGGCACTGGCCGGCTGCTCGGCGACCGATTCCGGCGGCGAATCCGCCGCGATGCCGATGTCGGCCGACGGCAAGCAGGCCGTGCCGAACCAGGGCGCGCCGAGTCAGGAAGGCCCCGGCGGCACGGGCAAGGCGGGGGCGAACAAGACGCCGGCGCCCGCCGGGCAGCCGGGGATCACCGACCGCAAGCTGGTGCGCACGGCGAGCCTGGAGCTCACCACGCCGAACGTGGCCGACCTGATCTCGCAGGTGCGCGTCATCACCCAGGGCGCCGCCGGCTACACCGGCCAGGAGAGCACCCAGGAGAAGCGGGCGACGATCAACGTCGTCGTCCCCTCCGAACGCCTCGACGGCGTGCTGGACCAGCTGGGGAAGCTGGGCAAGCAGGTCCGGCGAGAGGTCACCGCGACGGACGTGACCGAGCAGCTGGTCGACGTCGACTCGAGGCTGGCCACCCAGAAGGCGAGCGTCGAACGCATCCGCGCGCTGCTCGCCAGGGCGACCTCGGTTTCGGAGATCACGTCGGTCGAAAGTGAGCTCACGAGCCGCGAAGCCGAACTCGAGTCGCTTCAGAAGCGCCGCGAGAGTTTGGCCGGAAGTGTTGCCATGTCGACAATTTCGGTGCAGATCAAGGCGGAAACGGTCGCGGCGGCGGAGGAATCCCGCGGTGGGTTCTTCGGCGGGCTGACCGACGGCTGGGACGCTTTCCTGACCTTCGGCGGCGGGCTGCTGACCGTGATCGGCGCGATGGCACCGTTCCTGCTGGTCTTCGGCATCCCCGCGGCGGCCCTGGTGTGGTGGCTGCGCAAGCGGCGCCGTCCGGCGGCCCCCGCGATGGCCGGGGGCCCCGATCTGCCGTCGGCTCCGCCGCTGGAGTGA
- a CDS encoding DedA family protein, protein MELLEYVTELLRGSLGSPWLWVIVFLVSGLDALLPFMPSETTVITVAVLIGPDLPQLALLALVAALGAWAGDCLGYTIGAAAGPRALARLQRGPDGIRRYEWAKIQVRRNAVLLILAARYLPGGRVASGLANGSLGYPPGKFVSLDALGASVWAVYSVLIGLVGGAAFTDEPEKGLLLSFALGLVLVAAIEIGRRVRVRILTRRRAAAETGDNGVCVEP, encoded by the coding sequence GTGGAACTGCTGGAGTACGTCACCGAGCTGCTGCGGGGCTCGCTGGGATCACCCTGGCTGTGGGTGATCGTGTTCCTCGTGTCCGGGTTGGACGCGCTCCTGCCGTTCATGCCGAGTGAGACGACGGTCATCACCGTCGCCGTCCTGATCGGCCCGGACCTGCCACAGCTGGCGCTGCTCGCGCTGGTCGCCGCGCTCGGGGCGTGGGCGGGCGACTGCCTCGGCTACACCATCGGCGCCGCCGCGGGCCCGCGAGCGCTGGCCCGTCTGCAACGCGGTCCGGACGGGATCCGGCGCTACGAATGGGCGAAAATCCAGGTGCGGCGCAACGCCGTCCTGCTCATCCTCGCCGCCCGCTACCTGCCCGGCGGCCGTGTCGCGAGCGGACTCGCGAACGGGAGTCTCGGCTACCCGCCGGGCAAGTTCGTCTCGCTCGACGCCCTCGGCGCGAGCGTCTGGGCGGTGTACAGCGTCCTGATCGGTCTCGTCGGCGGAGCGGCCTTCACGGACGAGCCGGAGAAGGGCCTTCTGCTGTCCTTCGCACTCGGGTTGGTGCTGGTCGCGGCGATCGAGATCGGGCGGCGGGTCCGCGTCCGCATCCTGACCCGGCGCCGTGCCGCGGCCGAGACCGGCGACAATGGCGTGTGTGTCGAACCCTGA
- a CDS encoding DUF2505 domain-containing protein codes for MASRIEHRTAFSADLASAWEAVASEEALRARLEQIGGDNAELLEYVPAGDGVRYKLRQGISSDKLPSAVRTLHRGDLVVEREQIWKSSGDGYTGTATASVQGVPGEITAKTSLTGEGEQTTLVNSGEVKVRIPFVGGKLENVIAEQVTKLLEREAEFVAKWLAER; via the coding sequence ATGGCCTCCCGTATCGAGCACCGCACAGCCTTCTCCGCCGACCTCGCGAGCGCGTGGGAAGCGGTGGCGAGCGAAGAGGCGCTGCGGGCCAGGCTGGAGCAGATCGGCGGCGACAACGCGGAGCTGCTGGAGTACGTCCCGGCCGGGGACGGCGTGCGCTACAAGCTGCGTCAGGGCATCAGCTCGGACAAGCTCCCCTCCGCCGTGCGGACGCTGCACCGGGGCGACCTCGTCGTCGAGCGCGAGCAGATCTGGAAGTCCTCCGGAGACGGCTACACCGGCACCGCGACGGCGTCCGTGCAGGGCGTGCCCGGCGAGATCACCGCGAAGACCTCGCTGACCGGCGAAGGTGAGCAGACGACCCTGGTCAACAGCGGCGAGGTCAAGGTGCGGATCCCGTTCGTCGGCGGGAAACTGGAGAACGTGATCGCCGAACAGGTCACCAAACTGCTGGAACGCGAGGCGGAATTCGTCGCGAAGTGGCTGGCCGAGCGCTGA
- a CDS encoding LuxR family transcriptional regulator, with protein MELVSDISLIRGEEELFDRTAHLFVAATDIACAADDLYTWALSRPSLTRQGERLVHDKRIRKLYRPGVLLNEQTAQHLHHLSGLGAQIRIGTEEINETILLDQRVAIMAGDEGKAVRSYSVISRPELVQGILSLFETAWQAAATLETFDARFADIRMEAPQILEFLTTGCKDEKAAKSLGMGVRTYQRRVSELLVALGVTSRLQVDARARELGLL; from the coding sequence GTGGAACTCGTCAGTGACATCTCCCTTATTCGCGGAGAAGAAGAGCTGTTCGACCGGACGGCTCATCTGTTCGTCGCGGCGACCGACATCGCGTGCGCGGCCGACGACCTCTACACCTGGGCACTTTCCCGGCCGTCGCTCACGCGGCAGGGCGAACGGCTGGTGCACGACAAGCGGATCCGGAAGCTGTACCGCCCCGGCGTCCTGCTGAACGAGCAGACCGCCCAGCATCTGCATCACCTTTCCGGTCTCGGCGCGCAGATCCGGATCGGCACCGAGGAGATCAACGAGACCATCCTGCTCGACCAGCGGGTCGCGATCATGGCCGGTGACGAGGGCAAGGCGGTGCGCTCGTACAGCGTCATCTCGCGCCCGGAGCTGGTTCAGGGCATCCTGTCGCTGTTCGAAACCGCCTGGCAGGCGGCCGCGACCCTGGAGACGTTCGACGCGCGGTTCGCCGACATCCGGATGGAGGCACCGCAGATCCTCGAGTTCCTGACCACCGGCTGCAAGGACGAAAAAGCGGCGAAGAGCCTCGGCATGGGCGTGCGCACCTATCAGCGGCGCGTCTCGGAACTGCTGGTCGCGCTCGGCGTGACGTCGCGGCTCCAGGTCGACGCGCGGGCGCGGGAGCTAGGCCTGCTGTGA
- the mshA gene encoding D-inositol-3-phosphate glycosyltransferase produces MTIPLHGFDAAPRRVAVLSLHTSPLEQPGTGDAGGMNVYVSQTATEMARRGVEVEVFTRATSSDQPPVAELAPGVLVRHIPAGPFEPLGRHELPAQLCAFTAGVLRAEAFHEPGYYDLIHSHYWLSGQAGWLARDRWGVPLVHTAHTLAKVKNAALAEGDTPEPRTRVIGEEQVVTEADCLVANTRVEARELIELYDADPHAVHAIPPGVDLDRFTPGSRQAARRALGLPQDAIVLAFAGRIQPLKAPDVLLLAAAEMLRERPELASRLVVLIVGGPSGTGLEQPQALRELAVSLGIEEQTRFMPPQPGRSLVNVYRAADIVAVPSYNESFGLVALEAQACGTPVIAAEVGGLPVAVPHGVSGLLVPSHDPKDWAAALANVALRPGWRAELSANAVVHAQRFSWRRTTDRLLDTYAQATGAFRRALEQRAEVAV; encoded by the coding sequence GTGACGATCCCTCTGCACGGGTTCGATGCCGCGCCCAGGCGCGTCGCGGTGCTGTCGTTGCACACCTCTCCGCTGGAACAGCCGGGTACCGGCGACGCCGGCGGGATGAACGTCTACGTGAGCCAGACGGCCACCGAGATGGCCCGCAGGGGCGTCGAGGTCGAGGTGTTCACCCGGGCGACGTCCTCGGACCAGCCTCCGGTCGCCGAACTGGCGCCCGGCGTGCTGGTGCGGCACATCCCGGCCGGGCCGTTCGAGCCGCTGGGACGCCACGAGCTGCCGGCGCAGCTGTGCGCGTTCACCGCCGGGGTGCTGCGGGCCGAGGCGTTCCACGAGCCGGGCTACTACGACCTCATCCATTCGCACTACTGGCTCTCCGGCCAGGCGGGCTGGCTCGCCCGCGATCGCTGGGGCGTGCCGCTGGTGCACACCGCGCACACCCTGGCGAAGGTCAAGAACGCGGCGCTGGCCGAGGGGGACACCCCCGAACCGCGCACCCGCGTGATCGGCGAGGAACAGGTCGTCACCGAGGCGGACTGCCTCGTCGCGAACACCCGCGTCGAGGCTCGTGAGCTGATCGAGCTGTACGACGCCGACCCGCACGCCGTGCACGCCATCCCCCCGGGCGTCGACCTCGACCGCTTCACGCCGGGTTCGCGGCAAGCCGCGCGCCGGGCGCTCGGCCTGCCGCAGGACGCGATCGTGCTGGCGTTCGCGGGACGGATCCAGCCGTTGAAGGCGCCGGACGTCCTCCTGCTGGCCGCGGCCGAAATGCTGCGCGAGCGGCCGGAGCTGGCGTCGCGGCTGGTCGTGCTGATCGTCGGCGGCCCGTCCGGGACCGGGCTGGAGCAGCCGCAGGCCCTGCGTGAGCTGGCCGTCTCCCTCGGCATCGAGGAGCAGACCCGGTTCATGCCGCCGCAGCCGGGCCGGTCGCTGGTCAACGTCTACCGTGCGGCCGACATCGTCGCCGTGCCGAGTTACAACGAGTCGTTCGGGCTGGTCGCGCTCGAGGCGCAGGCCTGCGGGACGCCGGTGATCGCGGCGGAGGTCGGCGGTCTGCCGGTCGCGGTCCCGCACGGGGTTTCCGGGCTGCTGGTGCCTTCGCACGATCCGAAGGACTGGGCGGCCGCGCTCGCCAACGTCGCGCTGCGGCCGGGGTGGCGTGCCGAACTCTCGGCCAACGCCGTCGTCCACGCGCAGCGCTTTTCCTGGCGCCGTACGACGGACCGGCTGCTGGACACGTACGCTCAGGCGACCGGCGCGTTCCGGCGTGCCCTCGAACAGCGCGCGGAGGTGGCGGTTTGA
- a CDS encoding YbjN domain-containing protein, translating into MTLDETLRSSLDSAGLEYDRRGEGKYFVTLPGTKKLQTNCWLVAGDHAFAVEAFVCRRPDESHEDVYRFLLRRNAKLYGVHYTVDAIGDIYLVGKFGLDTVTESELDKILGQVLEAADGDFNTLLELGFAESIRREWDWRVSRGESLANLEAFKHLIEPANGHEPGALTDS; encoded by the coding sequence TTGACGCTCGACGAGACTCTACGGTCCTCTTTGGACAGTGCGGGCCTGGAGTACGACAGGCGCGGCGAGGGAAAGTACTTCGTCACGTTGCCCGGCACCAAGAAACTGCAGACGAACTGCTGGCTGGTCGCCGGGGACCACGCGTTCGCCGTCGAGGCCTTCGTCTGCCGCCGTCCCGATGAGTCCCATGAGGACGTTTACCGCTTCCTGTTGCGCCGCAACGCGAAACTCTACGGCGTGCACTACACCGTCGACGCGATCGGCGACATCTACCTGGTCGGCAAGTTCGGCCTGGACACGGTGACCGAGTCCGAATTGGACAAGATCCTCGGGCAGGTGCTGGAGGCCGCCGACGGCGACTTCAACACGCTGCTGGAACTCGGGTTCGCCGAATCGATCAGGCGAGAATGGGACTGGCGCGTCTCGCGCGGCGAGTCGCTCGCGAACCTGGAGGCGTTCAAGCACCTCATCGAGCCCGCGAACGGGCACGAACCCGGAGCCTTGACCGACTCGTGA
- a CDS encoding SAM-dependent methyltransferase, giving the protein MAGRALKPVGAPTRGTTNPNRLRRVDRWLARDPAVTRLLRRADEPLVVDLGYGASPVTTVEMARRLRSVRRDVRVLGLELDAERVAVAQSAVDRPWLDFRRGGFELAGTRPVLVRAFNVLRQYDEAEVTGAWSLMLDAMAPEGLLVEGTCDEIGRLSTWVAVGHDGPRTLTLSVHLASLERPSTVAERLPKSLIHRNVPGERVHELLSTLDTCWATAAPHQNFGVRARWAHTVHLLTARGWPVLNRPSTWRLGELTVPWSSVAPD; this is encoded by the coding sequence GTGGCTGGCCGAGCGCTGAAGCCGGTCGGGGCACCGACACGCGGGACGACCAACCCCAACCGGCTCCGGCGGGTGGACCGGTGGCTCGCGCGCGACCCGGCCGTGACGCGGCTGCTGCGCCGCGCGGACGAGCCGCTCGTGGTCGACCTCGGCTACGGCGCCTCACCGGTGACCACGGTCGAGATGGCGCGCCGGCTGCGCTCGGTCCGGCGTGACGTCCGCGTGCTCGGTCTGGAACTGGACGCCGAACGAGTCGCCGTCGCGCAATCCGCCGTCGACAGGCCGTGGCTGGACTTCCGGCGCGGCGGCTTCGAACTCGCCGGGACCCGCCCGGTGCTGGTGCGCGCGTTCAACGTGCTGCGGCAGTACGACGAGGCCGAGGTCACCGGGGCCTGGTCGCTGATGCTGGACGCGATGGCGCCGGAGGGGCTCCTGGTCGAAGGCACCTGCGACGAGATCGGACGGCTGAGCACCTGGGTGGCCGTCGGGCACGACGGGCCTCGCACGCTGACCCTTTCGGTCCACCTCGCCAGCCTGGAACGTCCGTCCACAGTGGCCGAGCGATTGCCGAAAAGTCTCATCCACCGCAACGTCCCCGGCGAACGTGTCCACGAACTACTGTCCACCTTGGACACCTGCTGGGCGACGGCGGCGCCGCACCAGAACTTCGGCGTCCGGGCCCGCTGGGCGCATACCGTCCACCTGCTCACCGCGCGGGGCTGGCCGGTGCTGAACCGGCCGTCGACGTGGCGGCTCGGCGAGCTCACCGTGCCGTGGTCGTCCGTGGCGCCCGACTAG
- a CDS encoding L,D-transpeptidase codes for MIERRTVFKAALAAGAAMVAAACSSESGGNAKPEGSGGEGENSAPPVAKITAEPAADAKDASVVTPVVVKVADGKLTEVKVTGDSGKDVKGELSPDGLTWTASEVLGYGKTYTYAAKATGSDNKPAEFKGTFTTVKPAKEVRATLNPADDAEVGVAMPISVKFASPVKDKATVEKALKVTTDKDVEGSWGWLSDVQVDWRPKEYWPANITVNVEAKLYGVALGGGAYGKADVTTKFKIGRNQVVKVNTPDHSMKVYRGGAESASYPCSNGLDGDVQRNTPNGTFIVMTKEPTARFDNARYGYTNVNKKWACRISNNGEYIHENQDNASNIGKANTSHGCVNLLEADAKKYFDSAMIGDPVEITGSKLASPMKSDVKNWFYDWKSWKALSAVK; via the coding sequence GTGATCGAACGGCGCACGGTGTTCAAGGCCGCGCTCGCCGCGGGTGCGGCCATGGTGGCCGCTGCCTGCTCCAGCGAATCGGGCGGCAACGCCAAGCCGGAAGGCAGTGGTGGCGAAGGGGAGAACTCCGCGCCGCCGGTGGCCAAGATCACCGCCGAGCCCGCCGCCGACGCCAAGGACGCGTCCGTGGTCACGCCGGTCGTGGTGAAGGTCGCCGACGGCAAGCTGACCGAGGTCAAGGTCACCGGGGATTCCGGCAAAGACGTCAAGGGTGAGCTTTCGCCCGACGGTCTCACCTGGACGGCTTCCGAGGTCCTCGGCTACGGCAAGACGTACACCTACGCCGCGAAGGCGACCGGCAGCGACAACAAGCCCGCCGAGTTCAAGGGCACCTTCACCACGGTCAAGCCCGCCAAGGAGGTTCGCGCCACACTGAACCCGGCCGACGACGCCGAGGTCGGCGTCGCGATGCCGATCAGCGTGAAGTTCGCGTCCCCGGTCAAGGACAAGGCCACCGTCGAGAAGGCGCTCAAGGTGACGACCGACAAGGACGTCGAGGGCTCCTGGGGCTGGCTGTCGGACGTGCAGGTCGACTGGCGGCCGAAGGAGTACTGGCCCGCGAACATCACGGTCAACGTCGAGGCGAAGCTCTACGGCGTCGCGCTCGGCGGCGGCGCGTACGGCAAGGCCGACGTCACCACCAAGTTCAAGATCGGCCGCAACCAGGTGGTCAAGGTCAACACCCCGGACCACTCGATGAAGGTCTACCGCGGCGGGGCGGAGTCGGCGAGCTACCCCTGCTCGAACGGGCTCGACGGCGACGTCCAGCGGAACACCCCCAACGGCACGTTCATCGTGATGACGAAGGAGCCGACGGCCCGCTTCGACAACGCGCGCTACGGCTACACCAACGTCAACAAGAAGTGGGCCTGCCGGATCTCGAACAACGGCGAGTACATCCACGAGAACCAGGACAACGCGTCGAACATCGGCAAGGCCAACACCTCGCACGGCTGCGTGAACCTGCTCGAGGCGGACGCGAAGAAGTACTTCGACTCGGCGATGATCGGCGACCCGGTCGAGATCACCGGTTCGAAACTGGCCAGCCCGATGAAATCGGACGTCAAGAACTGGTTCTACGACTGGAAGTCCTGGAAGGCCCTGTCAGCTGTCAAGTAG
- a CDS encoding phosphoglyceromutase: MAELGTLVLLRHGQSTWNAENLFTGWVDVPLSEQGEQEARKGGQLLAESGLLPDVVHTSLMRRAISTANLALDAADRHWIPVKRDWRLNERHYGALQGKNKKQTLDEFGEEQFMLWRRSYDTPPPPIDPADEFSQAGDARYADLGDAAPLTECLKDVVARLLPYWESAIVPDLRAGKTVLVAAHGNSLRALVKHLDGISDDAIAGLNIPTGIPLRYDLTDDLEPVTAGGTYLDPDAAKEAAAAVANQGR, translated from the coding sequence ATGGCTGAGCTTGGGACTCTGGTGCTGCTGCGTCACGGGCAGAGCACGTGGAACGCCGAAAACCTGTTCACCGGCTGGGTGGACGTGCCGCTGTCGGAGCAGGGCGAGCAGGAGGCGCGTAAAGGCGGGCAGCTGCTCGCCGAGTCCGGCCTGCTGCCGGACGTCGTCCACACCTCGCTGATGCGCCGGGCGATCTCGACCGCCAACCTGGCGCTCGACGCCGCCGACCGGCACTGGATCCCGGTGAAGCGCGACTGGCGCCTCAACGAGCGGCACTACGGCGCGCTGCAGGGCAAGAACAAGAAGCAGACGCTCGACGAGTTCGGCGAGGAGCAGTTCATGCTCTGGCGCCGCTCGTACGACACCCCGCCGCCCCCGATCGACCCGGCCGACGAGTTCAGCCAGGCGGGCGACGCGCGCTACGCCGACCTCGGCGACGCCGCCCCGCTGACCGAATGCCTCAAGGACGTCGTCGCGCGGCTGCTGCCGTACTGGGAGTCCGCGATCGTGCCGGACCTCCGCGCGGGCAAGACCGTGCTGGTCGCCGCGCACGGCAACTCGCTGCGCGCGCTGGTGAAGCACCTCGACGGCATCTCCGACGACGCCATCGCCGGGCTCAACATCCCGACCGGCATCCCGTTGCGCTACGACCTGACGGACGACCTCGAGCCGGTCACCGCCGGCGGGACCTACCTGGACCCCGACGCCGCCAAGGAAGCCGCGGCCGCCGTGGCGAACCAGGGCCGCTAG